From Tripterygium wilfordii isolate XIE 37 chromosome 13, ASM1340144v1, whole genome shotgun sequence, the proteins below share one genomic window:
- the LOC120013714 gene encoding uncharacterized protein LOC120013714 has protein sequence MSTWDARAHDPGGWSRHDEGGFVRLTSQSYGHDHVRDESTEWYERRYNHIWYNLSPYVRAELNDQQYDHPQSNLERVDRNELQGIWYERSCKTSADKYAYERDTWFDWRQDSIEKPHERPRLFDHKVEGDRDRLDWYDQNLHLSGPNRSEPHHDRGNENYCSHINLHSGLSNWNDKPLKDTYDWYDHPHNRPHKQNQYCDDRADCYALSCDDGVGKNEHWYDGTQLAEQDSLSLLTGAAENFRRIMSQTMNKMNQKLDMIEKTLGARNANLCKAKEDLGTQQVHVDEPRNLLPISKKNEASLLVEEMTICENIDGKMNVVVSSIEKEDGNDNGKHDFSDGSSLLKPLLVEESCLEYTKGPDGASLAYVLKPKVELSGEHNRLILVPCGDHIFKVPMLTNEDGIYEWKDRAANHMDKSAVDHFSKGNVGEMCFHYVDKNKEEVMCCAPILATLFKQKQGKAGKEATNVFCLRINCQPYMIFQYPSMGWTSFHNFLLAKLVHTPTGSLGDDLPLLERLVCANKFYCETLKDAYEGKLASLVSLREDDAEIMEFAMVENAQVLATSYFEVILHELPDCLIVDPMLVLGVRGGFQDHIAMFFLVLKLPIPRRLQWDPGGACSLSKFDRVEFYWERRNDAFCSCEAQAKEPNSKKAHCFSMMKIA, from the exons atGAGCACCTGGGATGCCCGTGCTCACGATCCGGGGGGCTGGAGTAGGCATGATGAAGGGGGGTTTGTTCGGCTAACTAGCCAAAGCTATGGTCATGATCACGTTCGTGATGAGAGCACCGAATGGTACGAACGGCGCTACAACCATATTTGGTACAATCTATCTCCTTACGTGCGAGCTGAGCTCAACGATCAACAATATGATCATCCTCAATCTAACCTCGAGCGAGTTGATCGAAATGAACTTCAAGGCATCTGGTATGAACGTTCCTGCAAAACCAGCGCTGACAAGTATGCCTATGAGAGAGACACCTGGTTTGACTGGCGTCAAGATAGCATTGAAAAGCCACATGAGAGGCCTCGACTTTTCGATCATAAAGTGGAAGGAGACCGTGATAGATTGGATTGGTATGACCAGAATCTGCATCTGTCGGGCCCTAATAGAAGTGAACCGCACCACGATAGAGGGAATGAGAACTACTGCAGCCACATAAATCTTCACTCAGGTTTGTCTAACTGGAATGATAAGCCTCTAAAGGATACATATGATTGGTATGATCATCCACATAATCGGCCACACAAGCAAAATCAATATTGTGATGATAGAGCTGATTGTTATGCTCTAAGTTGTGACGACGGAGTGGGCAAGAATGAACATTGGTATGATGGCACTCAGTTGGCGGAGCAAGATTCGCTCAGTTTACTAACAGGGGCAGCCGAAAATTTCAGGAGAATTATGAGTCAGACAATGAACAAAATGAATCAAAAGCTAGACATGATTGAGAAGACATTAGGTGCTAGAAATGCTAATCTGTGTAAGGCTAAAGAGGATCTTGGGACTCAACAAGTTCATGTCGACGAGCCTCGAAATTTGTTACCtatttcaaagaaaaatgaagcTTCCTTGCTTGTTGAAGAGATGACCATCTGTGAAAATATTGATGGAAAAATGAATGTAGTTGTTTCAAGTATTGAGAAAGAGGATGGAAATGACAATGGGAAACATGACTTTAGTGATGGAAGCTCGCTCTTGAAGCCACTTCTAGTTGAAGAGAGTTGTCTTGAAT ATACTAAAGGACCTGATGGTGCATCTTTGGCTTATGTGCTGAAACCAAAGGTAGAGCTTTCTGGTGAGCATAATAGACTTATTCTTGTTCCATGTGGTGATCATATATTTAAGGTGCCCATGCTTACAAATGAAGATGGCATCTATGAATGGAAGGACAGGGCTGCCAATCACATGGATAAGTCAGCCGTGGATCATTTTTCAAAGGGGAATGTTGGTGAAATGTGTTTCCATTATGTGGACAAGAACAAAGAGGAGGTGATGTGTTGTGCTCCTATTCTTGCAACTTTGTTTAAGCAAAAGCAAGGAAAGGCAGGTAAGGAGGCAACCAATGTCTTCTGTCTTAGGATCAATTGTCAACCATACATGATATTCCAATACCCAAGTATGGGCTGGACCAGTttccataattttcttttagCAAAACTAGTCCATACTCCCACTGGTAGTTTGGGGGATGACCTTCCTCTGTTGGAAAGGTTGGTATGTGCAAACAAGTTTTATTGTGAGACGCTAAAGGATGCTTATGAGGGGAAACTCGCTTCCTTAGTTTCCTTAAGAGAAGATGATGCTGAAATCATGGAATTTGCTATGGTAGAGAATGCTCAAGTCCTTGCTACCTCATACTTTGAAGTTATCCTGCATGAATTGCCTGATTGTTTAATTGTTGATCCAATGCTGGTGTTGGGTGTGAGAGGTGGTTTTCAGGACCATATTGCTATGTTTTTTCTAGTTCTAAAGTTACCCATTCCAAGAAGGCTCCAATGGGACCCCGGTGGAGCTTGCAGTCTATCTAAATTCGACAGAGTCGAATTCTATTGGGAGAGAAGAAATGATGCATTTTGTAGTTGTGAGGCCCAAGCCAAAGAGCCCAATAGCAAGAAAGCCCATTGCTTCTCTATGATGAAAATTGCTTAA
- the LOC120011757 gene encoding probable WRKY transcription factor 15, with protein MAVDLMMSCRNGSFVAKMEETTVVQEAAAGLESVERLIRLFSQQQQKQNQDQNYQSSSNLDMDMDCRAVAEVAVSKFKKVISLLNPTRTGHARFRRAPVVPSPLLPPNNQHNEVLEGKVYYTTPIQQVPRKDSSTTINFSYSSAGNSFISSLTGESESKQPSSSSAFQITNLSQVPSAGKPPLSSSLKRKCSSENPDSLKCGSSGRCHCSKKRKMRMKRVVRVPAISLKMSDIPPDDYSWRKYGQKPIKGSPHPRSYYKCSSVRGCPSRKHVERALDDPSMLIVTYEGEHNHALSVAEATHLILESS; from the exons ATGGCTGTAGACCTCATGATGAGTTGCAGGAATGGCAGTTTCGTCGCAAAAATGGAGGAAACCACGGTCGTTCAAGAAGCAGCCGCGGGCCTCGAGAGCGTCGAGAGACTAATCAGATTATtctcacaacaacaacaaaaacaaaatcaggaTCAGAATTATCAATCTTCTTCAAACCTGGACATGGACATGGATTGCAGGGCAGTAGCAGAAGTCGCCGTTTCCAAGTTTAAGAAAGTAATTTCTCTCCTAAATCCAACCAGAACAGGGCACGCTCGATTTAGAAGAGCACCTGTGGTTCCTTCACCTCTTTTGCCCCCAAACAATCAACACAATGAAGTTCTTGAAGGTAAAGTTTATTACACGACGCCGATCCAGCAGGTACCGAGGAAAGATTCGTCCACTACGATTAATTTCTCGTATTCCTCGGCGGGGAATTCGTTTATTTCGTCGTTGACCGGCGAATCTGAGAGTAAGCAGCCGTCTTCGTCTTCGGCGTTTCAGATTACAAATCTGTCTCAGGTTCCATCGGCTGGGAAACCGCCGTTATCTTCTTCGCTGAAGAGAAAATGCAGCTCTGAGAACCCAGATTCCCTGAAGTGCGGATCCTCTGGCCGATGCCATTGCTCCAAGAAGAG AAAGATGAGGATGAAGAGGGTAGTGAGAGTTCCAGCGATTAGCCTGAAAATGTCTGATATTCCACCAGATGATTACTCTTGGAGAAAGTACGGACAGAAACCAATCAAAGGTTCCCCTCATCCaag GAGTTATTATAAGTGCAGTAGTGTGAGAGGATGCCCTTCTCGTAAGCATGTAGAGAGAGCTTTGGATGATCCGTCAATGCTAATAGTCACATATGAAGGGGAGCATAACCATGCACTCTCTGTTGCTGAGGCTACCCATCTCATCCTGGAATCCTCTTAG
- the LOC120013567 gene encoding cysteine proteinase COT44-like, with the protein MAKMVLSLLFFLFFTSSLASSDMSIINYNTNHPNHAQKNSSWRSEEEVRSVYQWWLAKHGRVYNGVEEQEKRFGVFKDNLRFIDEHNSENRMYRVGLTRFADLTNEEYRALYSGTRSDAKRRLMKSKNASNRYVFRASDKLPESVDWREEGAVGPIKDQGTCGSCWAFSTIAAVEAINKIATGDLISLSEQELVDCDRTENQGCNGGLMDYAFRFIMDNGGIDTDQDYPYQGSNGRCDPVRKNAKVVSIDGYEDVPQSDEKSLQKAVAHQPVSVAIEAGGRAFQLYQSGVFTGECGSALDHGVVIVGYGTEDGVDYWIVRNSWSTNWGESGYIRIQRNVGDTGKCGIAMESSYPVKEIQSSATFNWFNVNTQISSA; encoded by the exons ATGGCAAAAATGgtcctttcccttctcttcttcctATTCTTCACTTCCTCACTTGCCTCCTCAGACATGTCTATTATCAATTACAACACTAACCACCCAAATCATGCCCAGAAGAACTCTAGCTGGAGAAGCGAGGAGGAGGTGAGGAGTGTGTATCAATGGTGGCTTGCAAAGCATGGCAGAGTATACAATGGAGTAGAAGAGCAAGAGAAGAGATTCGGGGTTTTTAAGGATaatctgaggtttattgatgaacATAATTCAGAAAATCGCATGTACAGAGTTGGGTTGACCAGGTTTGCTGATTTGACGAATGAGGAGTACCGGGCCTTGTATTCTGGCACCAGAAGTGACGCTAAGCGCAGGCTTATGAAGTCCAAAAATGCCAGCAATAGGTATGTTTTCAGGGCCAGTGACAAGTTGCCGGAGTCTGTGGATTGGAGAGAGGAGGGTGCCGTTGGTCCGATCAAAGATCAAGGAACTTGCG GTAGTTGCTGGGCTTTCTCTACCATAGCTGCAGTAGAGGCAATAAACAAGATCGCAACAGGAGACCTAATCTCGCTATCAGAACAGGAGCTTGTGGACTGTGACCGGACCGAAAACCAAGGATGCAATGGAGGCCTAATGGACTACGCCTTCCGCTTCATCATGGATAACGGTGGCATAGATACCGACCAAGATTATCCCTATCAAGGCAGTAACGGCCGATGTGACCCTGTTCGG AAGAATGCAAAGGTTGTTAGCATCGATGGGTACGAGGATGTCCCACAATCTGATGAGAAATCACTGCAGAAAGCAGTGGCTCATCAGCCTGTGAGTGTGGCCATTGAAGCTGGTGGACGGGCCTTTCAACTATACCAGTCG GGTGTTTTTACTGGTGAATGTGGTTCAGCCTTGGACCATGGAGTGGTGATTGTTGGATATGGAACAGAGGATGGTGTGGATTATTGGATTGTGAGGAATTCGTGGAGCACGAACTGGGGTGAGAGTGGTTATATCAGAATTCAGCGCAATGTGGGTGACACTGGCAAGTGTGGAATTGCTATGGAGTCATCTTACCCAGTCAAGGAAATCCAAAGCTCTGCTACCTTTAACTGGTTTAACGTAAACACTCAGATCAGTAGTGCTTGA